Proteins found in one Tsukamurella paurometabola DSM 20162 genomic segment:
- a CDS encoding tyrosine-type recombinase/integrase, whose translation MKNVLTYATRHGAIPTNPCEQVDFNTGRAVGDREKFKHHPLTAEQVAATARNVGKLYPIYELLAYFLPYSGLRKAECAGLEVQDLEFTTRPASAATDGTDSPVQCVVHVRRTKDRKGGTWTTSTPKSRKSRRSVPLPGWLAERMHAYLRDVHPHGPESDDYDATAPLWPSRKNGGYRVKGERTVMPLDWTQPPELGTWFETILAPALVEAGLPVSRPARPAKPATDTAPALPAQPSVRGVRLHDYGRHTFATMQLSAGVHFMLVSQWMGHAQYTLTLDTYGDWIPSKDGGALNTLPAPAPVTNTEDAQDLAPVIQLFGR comes from the coding sequence TTGAAGAACGTCCTCACGTACGCCACCCGCCACGGCGCGATCCCCACGAACCCCTGCGAACAGGTGGACTTCAACACCGGCCGCGCCGTAGGCGACCGAGAGAAGTTCAAGCATCACCCACTCACCGCCGAGCAGGTCGCCGCCACCGCGCGGAACGTCGGCAAGCTCTACCCCATCTACGAGCTACTGGCGTACTTCCTCCCCTACTCGGGTCTCCGCAAGGCAGAGTGCGCCGGACTGGAAGTCCAGGACTTAGAGTTCACCACCCGACCAGCGAGCGCAGCTACCGACGGCACGGACTCCCCCGTCCAGTGCGTCGTGCACGTCCGCAGGACCAAGGACCGCAAGGGCGGCACGTGGACCACCAGCACCCCAAAGTCCAGGAAGTCGCGCCGGTCGGTTCCGCTACCGGGCTGGCTCGCCGAGAGGATGCACGCCTACCTCCGCGACGTGCACCCGCACGGCCCTGAGAGCGACGACTACGACGCCACCGCTCCCCTGTGGCCGAGCCGTAAGAACGGCGGCTACCGCGTCAAGGGCGAGCGCACCGTGATGCCGCTCGACTGGACGCAGCCGCCCGAGCTGGGAACGTGGTTCGAGACCATCCTCGCCCCGGCCCTCGTGGAAGCCGGACTGCCAGTGAGCCGACCCGCTCGACCAGCAAAGCCCGCCACCGACACGGCCCCGGCACTCCCCGCGCAGCCATCCGTTCGCGGCGTCCGGCTCCACGACTACGGGCGGCACACATTCGCGACGATGCAGCTGTCGGCGGGCGTCCACTTCATGCTCGTCTCGCAATGGATGGGCCACGCGCAATACACCCTGACTCTCGACACGTACGGCGATTGGATTCCCAGTAAGGACGGCGGCGCGCTCAACACACTGCCCGCCCCGGCTCCCGTCACGAACACCGAGGATGCACAAGACCTCGCCCCGGTCATTCAGCTATTCGGACGCTAG
- a CDS encoding GNAT family N-acetyltransferase produces MNGGGAGVELTVGGVPVAERDFFIEEFHGVTIVVALPALNALAVQVVARTVDEFVAGDTRFVFVVATEWVRDTIAAVGGREMSSPTAWSDEATAELWLSVAESSCVVVGVDRSAVARTAGVISAGVRASKMVLTDPGGGWDDPPRSFADIDVHHDRISAHLAARGLDDYIPAARQALAGGAYSVNLCRAEDLEFELLTFEGRGTVLTQGRYLHIEPLRVDDFPAIEALVAQGVGDGTLKPRHRIEVAKMAASGIGARVLRTGHLAGIVGLETDRYAGTGFGEVSGLITVAEFSGLGAGGLLMDGLLDICREKGLANLFAVTVSAQAADFFAKRGFREVSREDVPAAKWEGYEADRFDLARCFVRSARPVTSTE; encoded by the coding sequence GTGAACGGCGGTGGCGCGGGCGTCGAACTGACGGTCGGCGGTGTTCCCGTGGCCGAGCGCGACTTCTTCATCGAGGAGTTCCACGGTGTCACGATCGTGGTCGCCCTTCCGGCGCTCAACGCCCTGGCGGTGCAGGTGGTCGCGCGCACGGTCGACGAGTTCGTGGCCGGTGACACCCGGTTCGTCTTCGTGGTTGCGACCGAGTGGGTTCGGGACACGATCGCTGCTGTCGGTGGACGCGAAATGAGCAGTCCGACCGCGTGGAGCGACGAGGCGACTGCCGAGCTATGGCTCAGCGTTGCGGAGTCCTCATGCGTTGTCGTCGGGGTCGACCGCTCAGCTGTCGCCCGCACCGCCGGTGTGATCAGCGCGGGAGTCCGCGCATCGAAGATGGTCCTGACCGATCCCGGAGGCGGCTGGGACGATCCACCTCGCAGCTTCGCCGACATCGATGTGCATCATGACCGCATCTCCGCCCATCTCGCCGCCCGCGGACTTGACGACTACATTCCAGCTGCTCGGCAGGCGCTCGCGGGAGGCGCCTACAGCGTGAACCTCTGCCGTGCTGAAGATCTGGAGTTCGAGCTGCTCACCTTTGAGGGGCGAGGCACAGTGCTGACCCAGGGGCGCTATCTCCACATCGAGCCGCTTCGCGTGGATGACTTCCCCGCCATCGAGGCGCTGGTCGCGCAAGGGGTGGGCGACGGGACCCTCAAGCCGCGCCATCGGATCGAGGTTGCGAAAATGGCGGCCAGTGGCATCGGCGCGCGGGTCCTGCGCACCGGACATCTCGCCGGCATCGTCGGGCTCGAAACAGACCGTTACGCCGGAACCGGCTTCGGTGAAGTCTCGGGGCTGATCACGGTTGCAGAGTTCTCCGGTCTGGGTGCCGGCGGCCTGCTGATGGATGGGTTGCTCGACATCTGCCGCGAGAAGGGGTTGGCGAATCTGTTCGCGGTGACGGTGAGCGCTCAGGCGGCCGATTTCTTCGCGAAGCGCGGCTTTCGAGAGGTGAGCCGTGAAGACGTCCCCGCGGCCAAATGGGAAGGCTACGAAGCTGATCGCTTCGATCTAGCTCGCTGCTTCGTGCGGTCGGCACGCCCTGTTACGTCGACTGAGTGA
- a CDS encoding alpha/beta fold hydrolase: MNVLSLARLRSRAENLWALTLGGGIRPEVQTPHVTLVDEPHRTLRRYTTDEVRAEAAAAGAAPVLLVPPIAAPASCYDLSPEVSVVAHLAATGRVPYVVDFGEMGYGDRNLGFEDFALDIIPQAIARVLEDFWGDAVPDGAGVDLFGWSLGGTLSFLTAGASAQPIRSIVSIATPLNYDAQPPYPLVRALARPVDGAGPGALFGLLGGIPAPVVQVAYRATSWDRELKKPKFVLENLGDTEKLARMETIDRFQRKFPGYPGKLAAQLWERLIYRGELAAGKVELGEQVVDLSTIDVPIQLFGSHRDALCAWDCARHGIELFSGSPRVEFATVESSHLGLLAGPDAVRETWPVIDEFLASVDTAAGVVR; the protein is encoded by the coding sequence ATGAACGTATTGAGTCTGGCTCGGTTGCGCAGCCGCGCGGAGAACCTCTGGGCCCTCACGCTCGGCGGCGGCATCCGCCCGGAGGTGCAGACGCCCCACGTCACGCTCGTTGACGAGCCGCACCGCACGCTGCGCCGGTACACCACCGACGAGGTGCGCGCCGAGGCCGCTGCCGCCGGCGCCGCGCCGGTGCTCCTGGTCCCGCCGATCGCCGCGCCCGCGTCGTGTTACGACCTCTCGCCCGAGGTGTCCGTGGTGGCACACCTCGCCGCCACCGGGCGGGTGCCCTACGTGGTCGACTTCGGCGAGATGGGGTACGGCGATAGGAATCTGGGATTCGAGGACTTCGCGCTCGATATCATCCCGCAGGCCATCGCGCGGGTCCTGGAGGACTTCTGGGGCGATGCGGTGCCCGACGGTGCCGGTGTCGATCTGTTCGGCTGGAGTCTGGGCGGCACGCTGTCGTTCCTCACCGCGGGCGCGTCGGCGCAGCCGATCCGCTCGATCGTCTCGATCGCGACGCCGTTGAACTACGACGCGCAGCCGCCGTACCCGCTGGTGCGGGCGCTGGCCCGCCCGGTCGACGGTGCCGGTCCCGGTGCGTTGTTCGGCTTGCTGGGTGGGATCCCCGCGCCCGTGGTGCAGGTGGCCTATCGCGCGACCTCGTGGGACCGGGAGCTCAAGAAGCCGAAGTTCGTGCTGGAGAACCTTGGTGATACCGAGAAGTTGGCGCGGATGGAGACGATCGACCGCTTCCAGCGGAAGTTCCCCGGGTATCCGGGCAAGCTGGCGGCGCAGCTGTGGGAGCGGCTGATCTACCGCGGCGAACTGGCGGCGGGGAAGGTCGAGCTGGGGGAGCAGGTGGTGGACCTGTCCACCATCGATGTGCCGATCCAGCTGTTCGGTTCGCATCGCGATGCGCTGTGCGCGTGGGACTGCGCTCGGCACGGGATCGAGCTGTTCAGCGGCTCGCCGCGGGTCGAGTTCGCGACCGTCGAGTCGAGCCATCTCGGCCTGCTCGCCGGTCCCGATGCGGTGCGTGAGACCTGGCCCGTGATCGATGAATTCCTCGCTTCGGTGGACACCGCGGCAGGCGTCGTTCGCTGA
- a CDS encoding ANTAR domain-containing response regulator, producing MPQDREPVAHRVLVAEDEAIIRLDLTEMLREEGYDVVGEAENGQIAVEKARELRPDLVIMDVKMPVRSGLDAAEEIARERIAPVVMLTAFGQREFVERAREAGAMAYLVKPFTKLDLVPAIEIAISRFAELAALEREVTSLAEQLETRKLVDRAKTILMQAHGLSEPDAFRWIQRTAMDRRTNMRTVAHLVIDTLGGQTGGTTTS from the coding sequence ATGCCGCAGGACCGCGAACCGGTGGCGCACCGCGTGCTCGTCGCCGAAGACGAGGCGATCATCCGGCTCGACCTCACGGAGATGCTCCGGGAAGAGGGATACGACGTCGTCGGCGAGGCCGAGAACGGCCAGATCGCCGTGGAGAAGGCGCGTGAACTGCGCCCCGATCTGGTGATCATGGACGTGAAGATGCCGGTCCGCAGCGGCCTGGACGCGGCCGAGGAGATCGCCCGGGAACGGATCGCGCCGGTGGTGATGCTCACCGCTTTCGGACAGCGGGAGTTCGTGGAGCGGGCCCGGGAGGCCGGCGCGATGGCCTACTTGGTGAAACCGTTCACCAAGCTCGACCTGGTGCCGGCGATCGAGATCGCGATCAGCCGGTTCGCCGAACTCGCCGCGCTCGAACGCGAGGTGACCTCACTCGCGGAGCAGTTGGAGACCCGGAAACTGGTCGACCGCGCGAAGACCATCCTGATGCAGGCCCACGGGCTCTCCGAGCCCGACGCCTTCCGCTGGATCCAGCGAACCGCCATGGACCGACGGACCAACATGCGCACCGTCGCACACCTGGTGATCGACACTCTCGGCGGTCAGACCGGCGGCACGACCACGTCGTGA
- a CDS encoding cytochrome c oxidase assembly protein yields MPPSAVATHAPSILHTWVFTPVVSALMIVATILYCYGVFRARRAGSPWPWTRVLSWFIAMALIVFSVNTVMADLAKHLFWAHMVVHLNLITVVPLFLVLAQPIRLLATATGEKGDRRVRAVLSNPVMRIFASPIVGLPLYAAVLIGTHLTGFQDLALENPWLRNAEYTVYLFAGWLFMLPLVGNELCGPTKLSHPLRFASFLLAMGPDTLVGVTLMMTSTELAPEYALSRAGWGPSGLVDQSAAGAIMWFGGDGLMMLLLLIVAFQWITAEATGKRGGGMGSWLDSARRGTLIGDGADDSEVDVDDDEAALAAYNARLRQLNQRQG; encoded by the coding sequence ATGCCTCCCTCAGCAGTGGCGACGCACGCGCCGTCCATCCTCCATACCTGGGTCTTCACGCCCGTCGTGTCGGCTCTCATGATCGTCGCGACGATCCTCTACTGCTACGGCGTGTTCCGGGCGCGTCGCGCCGGTTCGCCGTGGCCGTGGACTCGAGTCCTGTCGTGGTTCATCGCGATGGCGCTCATCGTGTTCTCCGTGAACACGGTGATGGCCGATCTGGCCAAGCACCTGTTCTGGGCACACATGGTGGTGCACCTGAACCTGATCACTGTGGTGCCACTGTTCCTGGTGTTGGCGCAGCCCATCCGGCTGCTCGCCACAGCGACGGGCGAGAAGGGCGACCGGCGGGTGCGGGCGGTGCTGAGCAACCCGGTGATGCGGATCTTCGCCAGCCCGATCGTGGGACTGCCGCTGTACGCCGCGGTGCTGATCGGCACGCACCTCACCGGTTTCCAGGATCTGGCACTGGAGAACCCGTGGCTGCGCAATGCCGAATACACGGTGTACCTGTTCGCGGGCTGGCTGTTCATGCTGCCGCTCGTGGGCAACGAGCTGTGCGGCCCCACCAAGCTGTCGCATCCGCTGCGGTTCGCATCGTTCCTGCTCGCCATGGGCCCGGACACGCTGGTCGGCGTCACGCTGATGATGACCTCGACCGAATTGGCCCCGGAGTACGCACTTTCCCGAGCGGGCTGGGGCCCGTCCGGTCTCGTGGACCAGTCCGCCGCCGGCGCGATCATGTGGTTCGGCGGTGACGGCCTGATGATGCTGCTCCTGCTGATCGTCGCCTTCCAGTGGATCACCGCCGAGGCCACGGGTAAACGCGGCGGCGGCATGGGCTCCTGGCTCGATTCCGCGCGCCGCGGCACCCTCATCGGCGACGGTGCCGACGACTCCGAGGTCGATGTCGACGACGACGAGGCGGCACTGGCCGCGTACAACGCCCGGCTGCGGCAGCTCAATCAGCGGCAGGGCTGA
- a CDS encoding IS256 family transposase → MDDGRQPTEQELQLARELVAQAREQGASMSAPGMLRALTKTMLETALDEEITEHLGYDKHHIEGRGSGNSRNGARTKTVITETVGPIEIEVPRDREGSFDPKIVAKHQRRLNGVDEIVLSLAARGLTSGDIVAHFDQIYGASISKDTISRITDKIVEEMTGWFNRPLEPIYVAVFIDALHIKVRDGQVANRPFYAAIGVDLDGHKDVLGIWAGEGGGESAKFWYAVLSSLKSRGVNDVFFLVCDGLKGLPASVAAVWPETIVQTCVIHLLRNSFKYVPRQHWDTLKRDLKPIYTAIDATAAEAALDALDDTWGQKYPTMIRLWRNAWDEFIPFLDYNIEVRRVLYSTNAIESLNARYRRAVKARGHFPTEQAALKTLYLVTRALDPSGRGQNRWAARWKPALNAFAITFADRIPGLNRDQG, encoded by the coding sequence ATGGACGATGGCAGGCAACCAACTGAGCAGGAGCTGCAGCTCGCGCGGGAGCTCGTCGCGCAGGCCCGGGAGCAGGGTGCGTCGATGAGCGCGCCGGGGATGCTGCGGGCGTTGACGAAGACGATGCTCGAGACCGCCCTCGATGAGGAGATCACCGAGCACCTGGGCTACGACAAACACCACATCGAGGGTCGAGGAAGCGGGAACTCCCGCAACGGTGCCAGGACGAAGACAGTGATCACCGAGACCGTCGGGCCGATCGAGATTGAGGTGCCACGCGATCGGGAGGGCTCGTTTGATCCGAAGATCGTCGCCAAGCATCAACGTCGTCTGAATGGGGTTGATGAGATCGTCTTATCCCTCGCTGCGAGGGGGCTGACCAGCGGCGATATCGTCGCGCATTTCGATCAGATCTACGGCGCCTCGATTAGCAAGGACACGATCTCCCGGATTACGGACAAGATCGTCGAGGAGATGACCGGCTGGTTCAACCGGCCGCTGGAGCCGATCTATGTCGCGGTGTTCATCGATGCCCTGCACATCAAGGTCCGCGACGGGCAAGTCGCTAACCGGCCGTTTTACGCGGCGATCGGCGTTGATCTCGACGGGCACAAGGACGTCCTAGGGATCTGGGCCGGCGAAGGCGGCGGGGAGTCGGCGAAGTTCTGGTACGCGGTGCTGAGCAGCCTCAAAAGCCGCGGCGTGAACGACGTGTTCTTCCTCGTCTGTGACGGATTGAAGGGCTTGCCGGCGTCGGTGGCCGCGGTCTGGCCGGAGACGATCGTGCAGACCTGCGTGATTCATCTGCTGCGCAACAGCTTCAAGTACGTGCCTCGCCAGCACTGGGACACTCTCAAACGCGATCTCAAGCCGATCTACACCGCCATCGACGCCACCGCCGCAGAGGCAGCTCTGGACGCTCTCGACGACACCTGGGGGCAGAAGTATCCGACGATGATCCGGCTCTGGCGCAATGCCTGGGACGAGTTCATTCCGTTCCTGGACTACAACATCGAAGTCCGGCGGGTGCTCTACTCCACCAACGCCATCGAGAGTCTCAATGCCAGGTACCGGCGGGCAGTCAAAGCCCGCGGGCATTTCCCGACCGAGCAGGCAGCGTTGAAAACGCTGTACCTTGTGACCAGGGCGCTCGATCCGTCCGGTCGGGGCCAGAACCGGTGGGCGGCCCGCTGGAAACCCGCCCTGAACGCGTTCGCGATCACCTTCGCCGACCGCATCCCCGGCCTCAACCGAGACCAGGGCTAA
- a CDS encoding TetR/AcrR family transcriptional regulator produces the protein MPQEPVRRDSRRDTVAQSAIRIIARDGVRALTHRAVDHEAGLPQGSTSHLARTRDALLTVIVESLASRTLTDTRVLADAVNTEEALTVDELADLLVTLVNGLAGREDDMRARYALILELRDRPDLLATLTEDSEVGNRSLDIARTALDRAGLPTGRAEEVVGLTDSLTFRRIALRGTAATEHRIFESYLRGITQST, from the coding sequence GTGCCACAGGAACCAGTCCGCCGCGACTCCCGGCGGGACACCGTCGCGCAGAGCGCGATCCGGATCATCGCGCGCGACGGCGTGCGCGCGCTCACACATCGCGCCGTCGATCATGAAGCCGGCCTCCCTCAGGGCTCGACATCGCACCTCGCTCGCACGCGTGACGCCCTGCTCACGGTGATCGTGGAGTCGCTCGCCTCACGCACGCTGACCGACACCCGCGTTCTAGCCGACGCGGTCAACACCGAGGAAGCCCTCACGGTCGACGAGTTGGCTGATCTTCTTGTCACGCTCGTCAACGGCCTCGCCGGGCGCGAGGACGATATGCGCGCGCGTTACGCCTTGATCCTCGAACTCCGCGACCGACCAGACCTCCTCGCAACACTCACCGAGGATTCCGAGGTGGGGAATCGGTCACTGGACATCGCCAGAACCGCACTGGATCGCGCCGGATTGCCCACCGGCCGCGCCGAAGAAGTCGTCGGGCTGACGGATTCACTGACCTTTCGCCGTATTGCGCTGCGCGGCACAGCGGCTACCGAGCACCGGATTTTCGAGTCGTACCTCCGCGGAATCACTCAGTCGACGTAA
- a CDS encoding haloalkane dehalogenase has protein sequence MFVDVVPDRGLYPFESRWFTSSAGRMHYIDEGSGPVLLFCHGTPTWSFVYRRIVTALRDRYRCIAVDHLGFGLSERPDGFGYTIPDLSSALGELIDDLDLDGVVVMGQDWGGPIGFGAAVRRAERVRGIVLGNAVFWPNDGLDKRIFSAVMSSRPMQRRIVDENLMVDRVLASELGTTLSAAEFEHYRAVQSVPEARAALAVMPKEIRAARPFLAALEREVPRCLGGKPALAVWGMRDKVFRPRACLPRIRRAFTDLEVVELPGSGHVIQESAPSAIAAAIARRFPV, from the coding sequence ATGTTCGTCGACGTCGTACCCGATCGCGGGCTCTATCCGTTTGAATCGCGCTGGTTCACATCGTCGGCTGGGCGTATGCACTACATCGATGAGGGCTCCGGCCCTGTGCTGTTGTTCTGCCATGGGACACCGACGTGGAGCTTCGTCTACCGCCGCATCGTGACGGCATTGCGCGACCGCTACCGCTGCATCGCCGTCGACCACCTCGGTTTCGGGCTATCCGAGCGACCGGACGGATTCGGCTACACCATCCCTGATCTATCCTCGGCGCTCGGCGAATTGATCGATGACCTCGACCTCGACGGGGTAGTGGTCATGGGGCAGGATTGGGGCGGCCCCATCGGGTTCGGTGCCGCCGTCCGGCGGGCGGAACGGGTTCGCGGAATCGTGCTCGGAAATGCCGTGTTCTGGCCGAACGACGGTCTTGACAAGCGGATTTTCAGCGCTGTGATGAGCAGTCGCCCGATGCAGCGCAGGATCGTCGACGAGAACCTCATGGTCGATCGCGTGCTTGCATCGGAGCTCGGCACAACTCTGTCGGCCGCCGAATTCGAGCACTACCGCGCCGTGCAGTCTGTACCCGAGGCGCGCGCTGCACTCGCTGTGATGCCCAAGGAGATCCGCGCAGCTCGTCCGTTTCTCGCCGCACTCGAACGCGAGGTACCCCGGTGCCTCGGGGGCAAGCCAGCACTCGCCGTGTGGGGGATGCGCGACAAGGTCTTTCGCCCGAGGGCGTGCCTGCCACGCATCCGCCGTGCGTTCACGGATCTTGAGGTGGTCGAGCTCCCGGGGTCAGGGCACGTCATTCAGGAATCGGCACCGTCGGCGATCGCAGCCGCGATCGCCAGACGGTTTCCCGTGTGA
- a CDS encoding HNH endonuclease signature motif containing protein, producing the protein MTEAVCTSAQYLDALAAFEHATEILASADPVLLSSPEVLASLSRLEVAVRRVPVAQHALVQVAHEQGLPGTLGYTGLKEMLIDRLRLAGTEARDRVAGARGRAIEHLPCGVAQPRFALTMAAQRQGAISERHALTIEQVFRTCPPSVDKPDVLEDILVTAAREATPKHVAKVGRRAIELLDPDGVEPNPEKARRARGLEIGRQDKNLISDFGGTLSAECRALMEAVFAKYARPGMNNPDDPDSPAEGATAEELSEAAQRDHRSLAQRQHDALTHALRLAVSSGELGQHRGLPCVPIITMSIDQLESETGIATTTTGGRLSITDAIRMAGTNPKYFLLLDLHQRPLYLGREKRLATADQRIALYGSEHGCTAPGCDAPATRTQVHHVTEWQNGGRTDITSLTLACDAHHAKVNPTGLTPCSWECQIFGVSGVVSPGLG; encoded by the coding sequence ATGACCGAGGCGGTGTGCACGTCAGCGCAGTATCTGGATGCGCTCGCCGCCTTCGAACACGCCACTGAAATCCTGGCCTCCGCGGACCCGGTGCTGTTGTCCTCGCCGGAGGTGTTAGCTTCGCTGTCACGGCTGGAAGTTGCGGTGCGGAGAGTGCCGGTGGCGCAGCACGCGCTGGTGCAGGTCGCGCACGAGCAGGGCCTGCCCGGCACCCTCGGCTACACCGGCCTCAAGGAAATGTTGATCGATCGGTTGCGGCTCGCCGGCACCGAAGCCCGCGACCGGGTTGCCGGTGCGCGAGGCCGAGCGATCGAGCACCTGCCCTGTGGTGTTGCGCAGCCGCGGTTCGCGTTGACGATGGCGGCGCAACGGCAGGGGGCGATCAGTGAACGGCACGCCCTGACGATCGAGCAGGTGTTCCGCACCTGCCCACCCAGCGTGGACAAGCCCGACGTGTTGGAAGACATTCTGGTGACGGCGGCGCGGGAGGCCACCCCCAAACACGTAGCCAAGGTCGGCCGGCGGGCGATCGAGCTGCTCGACCCCGATGGAGTGGAGCCGAACCCGGAGAAAGCACGCCGCGCCCGCGGACTGGAAATCGGGCGCCAGGATAAGAATCTGATCTCGGACTTCGGCGGCACCCTCTCCGCCGAATGCCGGGCACTGATGGAAGCGGTATTCGCGAAATACGCCCGCCCCGGGATGAACAACCCGGACGACCCCGACAGCCCGGCTGAGGGCGCCACCGCCGAGGAACTCTCGGAGGCGGCGCAGCGTGATCACCGCAGCCTCGCCCAACGCCAACACGACGCATTGACGCACGCCCTGCGACTCGCGGTCTCGTCCGGCGAACTCGGCCAACACCGCGGACTGCCATGCGTTCCGATCATCACCATGAGCATCGACCAACTCGAATCCGAAACCGGGATCGCGACCACCACCACCGGCGGACGACTCTCCATCACCGACGCCATCCGCATGGCCGGCACCAACCCGAAATACTTCCTCCTCCTCGACCTCCACCAACGACCCCTGTACCTCGGTCGAGAGAAGCGTCTCGCCACCGCCGATCAGCGAATCGCGCTCTACGGCAGCGAACACGGCTGCACCGCACCCGGCTGCGATGCCCCCGCCACCCGCACCCAGGTCCATCACGTCACCGAATGGCAGAACGGAGGCCGCACCGACATCACCAGCCTCACCCTCGCCTGCGATGCCCACCACGCCAAAGTCAATCCCACGGGCCTTACCCCCTGTTCTTGGGAGTGTCAGATTTTCGGTGTAAGTGGCGTTGTTAGCCCTGGTCTCGGTTGA
- a CDS encoding IS3 family transposase (programmed frameshift) yields the protein MARKSYTDEFRCRAVDLYESTPGATLQGIAADLGVSRGSLKGWVDKLGSGTRTASAAAGVSVGRRESQAARITRLEAENGVLRVEQAKLAEERDILRQAAKYFGRGDELVNRFQFVEDHKDAYGVKRLCQVIGIARSSFYAWLAAAQGRAARTAADSVLAGRIRVLQDPKQGGDRAYGAPRITADLNAGAAESERVNHKRVARVMREHGLAGIRLRKRVKTTVPDQSGRRFPDLIGRNFSTGGPGRRYVGDITYLPIADGSNLYLASVIDLGSRKLAGWSMATHMRTELVENALRAAQRERGTLAGAIFHSDHGSVYTSKAYTALCEHFGVTQSMGAIGSSADNALAESFNATLKRELLQGRPAFGDQATAYRAVFRWANRYNTRRRHSAIGNITPNTYETAYRATLTQAA from the exons ATGGCCAGGAAGAGTTACACCGATGAGTTCCGGTGCCGGGCGGTGGACTTGTATGAGTCGACGCCGGGTGCGACGTTGCAGGGGATCGCGGCGGATTTGGGTGTGTCCCGGGGATCGTTGAAGGGGTGGGTCGACAAGCTCGGCTCCGGGACGAGGACCGCGTCGGCTGCGGCGGGGGTGTCAGTGGGGCGGCGGGAGTCGCAGGCGGCGAGGATCACGAGGCTGGAGGCCGAGAATGGGGTGTTGCGGGTCGAGCAGGCAAAGCTTGCTGAGGAACGCGACATTCTCCGTCAGGCGGCGAAGTATTTCG GCCGGGGAGACGAGTTGGTGAACCGCTTCCAGTTCGTTGAGGACCACAAGGACGCCTACGGCGTGAAGCGGTTGTGCCAGGTGATTGGGATCGCGCGGTCGTCGTTCTACGCGTGGCTCGCTGCAGCGCAGGGGCGGGCCGCGCGGACGGCGGCTGACTCGGTGCTGGCGGGCCGGATCCGGGTGCTGCAAGACCCGAAACAGGGCGGGGATCGTGCTTACGGAGCGCCTCGGATCACCGCTGACCTCAACGCCGGCGCAGCCGAGAGTGAGCGGGTCAACCACAAGCGCGTGGCGCGCGTGATGCGTGAGCACGGCCTGGCCGGAATCCGGCTCCGCAAGCGTGTGAAGACAACCGTCCCGGATCAGTCCGGTCGACGCTTCCCAGATCTGATCGGCAGGAACTTCAGCACCGGCGGTCCTGGTCGCCGCTACGTCGGCGACATCACCTACCTGCCCATCGCCGACGGCAGCAACCTCTACCTCGCGTCGGTCATCGACCTGGGCTCACGCAAGCTGGCAGGCTGGTCGATGGCCACTCACATGCGCACCGAGCTCGTCGAAAACGCACTACGGGCCGCGCAGCGCGAACGCGGCACCCTGGCTGGGGCGATCTTTCACTCCGACCACGGGTCGGTCTACACCTCGAAGGCCTACACCGCCCTCTGCGAGCACTTCGGCGTGACCCAGTCGATGGGAGCGATCGGCTCGTCCGCGGACAACGCCCTCGCTGAGAGCTTCAACGCGACCCTCAAACGCGAACTCCTCCAAGGCCGACCAGCGTTCGGCGACCAGGCCACGGCCTACCGGGCCGTGTTCCGGTGGGCCAACCGCTACAACACCCGCCGCCGGCACTCCGCGATCGGCAACATCACACCAAACACCTACGAAACCGCCTACCGCGCTACGCTCACGCAAGCGGCATAA